In Epinephelus fuscoguttatus linkage group LG15, E.fuscoguttatus.final_Chr_v1, a genomic segment contains:
- the LOC125902358 gene encoding zinc finger protein GLIS1 isoform X2: MWPPDLGPPDVQLTLPGFGSVFEDAEDLQAPLSSSGFCQSSIHSGGLGVCCLPRTSLSLSSLGRDLTSLLSCKTAGSHIEKTMEDFATTAHTDPKNNTQRFSCYPQPSLPLSYMLTSCATSSPFGSPPSSLSSSSSSSSTLFFASSLPPSDAPDSNKTPNLQGKIQEEYHSIKQEPADDFSPCKRETFQINNQQGELFHVGQPLQDQASTPLHFPRLNGPVGQDPTVDQLDQPCHWIDCSATYSSQEELVRHIEKVHIDQRKGEEFSCFWAGCVRRHKPFNARYKLLIHMRVHSGEKPNKCMFEGCTKAFSRLENLKIHLRSHTGEKPYICQHPGCLKAFSNSSDRAKHQRTHLDTKPYACQIPGCTKRYTDPSSLRKHVKAHSAKGLQEREVKVQVHTMLESEILSDCLARQHLHQGNGSPLPSLDDFTGVYSNSGSVHNRENSEFLPPSADTCSRYRGLEGNFDANSPISSLTSAGSMREGNRPTSLFMSADVSPASSSSDRVDVQLQGYHKTYSHQQVFTQQQGCLYGEGKVVQPVNDGGFEPTSYFTTPSASHSTGFDLLQDLQGQAGGGYSMSPCSDDSFLFQAGGVDRCLNQIYSIYLDS, encoded by the exons ATGTGGCCCCCTGATCTTGGGCCTCCAGACGTCCAGCTAACTCTTCCTGGTTTTGGAAGTGTGTTTGAAGATGCTGAGGACCTTCAAGCACCGCTGTCTTCTAGTGGCTTTTGTCAGTCCTCCATACATTCAGGTGGCCTGGGCGTGTGCTGTCTTCCAAGGACATCCTTGTCCCTGTCCTCACTGGGCCGGGACCTCACTTCTCTGCTCAGCTGTAAGACAGCTGGATCCCACATAGAAAAGACTATGGAGGACTTTGCCaccactgcacacacagatCCCAAAAACAACACCCAGAGGTTCAGTTGTTACCCCCAACCCTCCCTCCCTTTATCATATATGCTCACCAGCTGTGCCACATCATCTCCGTTTGGCTCTCCaccatcctctctttcctcctcctcctcctcctcctcaacttTATTTTTTGCTTCTTCCTTGCCTCCTTCTGATGCACCTGATAGCAACAAGACTCCTAATCTACAAGGAAAGATACAGGAAGAGTATCACTCAATAAAACAAGAGCCTGCAGATGATTTTTCACCCTGTAAGAGGGAAACGTTTCAAATCAACAACCAGCAGGGGGAGCTGTTCCATGTTGGCCAGCCCCTCCAAGATCAGGCCAGCACCCCGCTTCATTTCCCAAGGCTTAATGGACCTGTAGGCCAGGACCCCACAGTGGACCAACTGGACCAGCCCTGTCACTGGATTGACTGTAGTGCCACTTACAGCAGCCAGGAGGAGCTGGTGAGGCACATCGAGAAGGTGCACATTGACCAGCGCAAAGGGGAAGAGTTTTCCTGTTTCTGGGCCGGCTGCGTGCGACGTCACAAACCCTTCAACGCTCGCTACAAGCTGCTCATTCACATGAGGGTCCACTCTGGGGAAAAACCCAATAAATGCATG TTTGAGGGCTGCACCAAGGCGTTCTCACGTCTAGAGAACCTGAAGATCCACCTAAGGAGCCACACGGGAGAGAAACCCTACATCTGCCAGCATCCTGGCTGCCTCAAGGCCTTCAGCAACTCCAGCGACCGGGCCAAACACCAGCGCACACATCTGGACACG AAGCCATACGCCTGTCAGATCCCAGGATGCACCAAACGTTACACCGATCCCAGCTCGTTACGAAAGCACGTCAAAGCTCATTCTGCCAAAGGCCTTCAGGAGAGGGAGGTCAAG GTTCAGGTGCACACAATGTTGGAATCGGAAATTTTGAGTGATTGTCTGGCGAGGCAGCATCTCCACCAAGGAAACGGCTCACCTCTTCCCAGCTTAGATGACTTCACAG gtgtGTACTCAAACAGCGGCTCCGTCCACAACAGGGAAAATTCAGAGTTTCTCCCTCCATCAGCAGACACCTGCTCCAGGTATCGAGGTTTGGAGGGAAACTTTGATGCCAACAGCCCAATATCTTCACTAACAAGTGCAGGGAGCATGAGAGAGGG GAACAGACCAACATCGTTGTTCATGTCTGCTGATGTCAGCCCAGCGAGCTCCTCATCAGACAGAGTGGACGTCCAGCTGCAGGGTTACCACAAAACCTACAGCCACCAGCAAGTATTCACACAGCAGCAAG GATGTCTGTACGGAGAAGGGAAAGTGGTTCAGCCAGTCAATGATGGAGGCTTTGAACCCACCAGTTACTTCACAACTCCGTCCGCCTCTCACTCTACAG gGTTCGACTTGCTGCAGGACCTGCAGGGCCAGGCGGGGGGCGGTTACTCCATGTCTCCATGCTCAGACGACAGCTTCCTCTTCCAGGCAGGAGGTGTCGACCGCTGCCTCAACCAGATCTACTCCATCTACCTGGACTCATGA
- the LOC125902358 gene encoding zinc finger protein GLIS1 isoform X1 gives MWPPDLGPPDVQLTLPGFGSVFEDAEDLQAPLSSSGFCQSSIHSGGLGVCCLPRTSLSLSSLGRDLTSLLSCKTAGSHIEKTMEDFATTAHTDPKNNTQRFSCYPQPSLPLSYMLTSCATSSPFGSPPSSLSSSSSSSSTLFFASSLPPSDAPDSNKTPNLQGKIQEEYHSIKQEPADDFSPCKRETFQINNQQGELFHVGQPLQDQASTPLHFPRLNGPVGQDPTVDQLDQPCHWIDCSATYSSQEELVRHIEKVHIDQRKGEEFSCFWAGCVRRHKPFNARYKLLIHMRVHSGEKPNKCMFEGCTKAFSRLENLKIHLRSHTGEKPYICQHPGCLKAFSNSSDRAKHQRTHLDTKPYACQIPGCTKRYTDPSSLRKHVKAHSAKGLQEREVKVQVHTMLESEILSDCLARQHLHQGNGSPLPSLDDFTGVYSNSGSVHNRENSEFLPPSADTCSRYRGLEGNFDANSPISSLTSAGSMREGNRPTSLFMSADVSPASSSSDRVDVQLQGYHKTYSHQQVFTQQQGCLYGEGKVVQPVNDGGFEPTSYFTTPSASHSTVLSRCRRGRPSSLHHRLVFIDSSASSSSGVISLRVINHHHQCLDSMGGFILLSLRCPSITKHLPVVSKSQRLLLNLNQHKSSVNLYTHILY, from the exons ATGTGGCCCCCTGATCTTGGGCCTCCAGACGTCCAGCTAACTCTTCCTGGTTTTGGAAGTGTGTTTGAAGATGCTGAGGACCTTCAAGCACCGCTGTCTTCTAGTGGCTTTTGTCAGTCCTCCATACATTCAGGTGGCCTGGGCGTGTGCTGTCTTCCAAGGACATCCTTGTCCCTGTCCTCACTGGGCCGGGACCTCACTTCTCTGCTCAGCTGTAAGACAGCTGGATCCCACATAGAAAAGACTATGGAGGACTTTGCCaccactgcacacacagatCCCAAAAACAACACCCAGAGGTTCAGTTGTTACCCCCAACCCTCCCTCCCTTTATCATATATGCTCACCAGCTGTGCCACATCATCTCCGTTTGGCTCTCCaccatcctctctttcctcctcctcctcctcctcctcaacttTATTTTTTGCTTCTTCCTTGCCTCCTTCTGATGCACCTGATAGCAACAAGACTCCTAATCTACAAGGAAAGATACAGGAAGAGTATCACTCAATAAAACAAGAGCCTGCAGATGATTTTTCACCCTGTAAGAGGGAAACGTTTCAAATCAACAACCAGCAGGGGGAGCTGTTCCATGTTGGCCAGCCCCTCCAAGATCAGGCCAGCACCCCGCTTCATTTCCCAAGGCTTAATGGACCTGTAGGCCAGGACCCCACAGTGGACCAACTGGACCAGCCCTGTCACTGGATTGACTGTAGTGCCACTTACAGCAGCCAGGAGGAGCTGGTGAGGCACATCGAGAAGGTGCACATTGACCAGCGCAAAGGGGAAGAGTTTTCCTGTTTCTGGGCCGGCTGCGTGCGACGTCACAAACCCTTCAACGCTCGCTACAAGCTGCTCATTCACATGAGGGTCCACTCTGGGGAAAAACCCAATAAATGCATG TTTGAGGGCTGCACCAAGGCGTTCTCACGTCTAGAGAACCTGAAGATCCACCTAAGGAGCCACACGGGAGAGAAACCCTACATCTGCCAGCATCCTGGCTGCCTCAAGGCCTTCAGCAACTCCAGCGACCGGGCCAAACACCAGCGCACACATCTGGACACG AAGCCATACGCCTGTCAGATCCCAGGATGCACCAAACGTTACACCGATCCCAGCTCGTTACGAAAGCACGTCAAAGCTCATTCTGCCAAAGGCCTTCAGGAGAGGGAGGTCAAG GTTCAGGTGCACACAATGTTGGAATCGGAAATTTTGAGTGATTGTCTGGCGAGGCAGCATCTCCACCAAGGAAACGGCTCACCTCTTCCCAGCTTAGATGACTTCACAG gtgtGTACTCAAACAGCGGCTCCGTCCACAACAGGGAAAATTCAGAGTTTCTCCCTCCATCAGCAGACACCTGCTCCAGGTATCGAGGTTTGGAGGGAAACTTTGATGCCAACAGCCCAATATCTTCACTAACAAGTGCAGGGAGCATGAGAGAGGG GAACAGACCAACATCGTTGTTCATGTCTGCTGATGTCAGCCCAGCGAGCTCCTCATCAGACAGAGTGGACGTCCAGCTGCAGGGTTACCACAAAACCTACAGCCACCAGCAAGTATTCACACAGCAGCAAG GATGTCTGTACGGAGAAGGGAAAGTGGTTCAGCCAGTCAATGATGGAGGCTTTGAACCCACCAGTTACTTCACAACTCCGTCCGCCTCTCACTCTACAG TTCTTTCTCGCTGCCGTCGTGGGCGCCCTTCATCTCTCCACCACCGCCTAGTCTTTatagattcatcagcctcatcctcCTCAGGAGTCATCAGTCTCAGAGTCatcaaccaccaccaccagtgtctggactccatggggggatttatcctgctgtcgctcagatgtccctcgatcacaaaaCATCTCCCTGTGGTGTCCAAgagccaaagacttctgttaaatcttaatcagcacaaatcatctgtcaatctatacactcatattctgtattag
- the si:ch211-106k21.5 gene encoding leucine-rich repeat-containing protein 26, with product MVCQWCVLLIFILLAKMGLAGGCLCPAATILSQFPSEVPTDVCCLNYSGSAFSHVPWSVFTNETNIKTLDLSFCNITSVNVSEKVVSTLQKVYLGHNRLTVLPRGFLASQPSLKEVDLSRNQIQELPEGFLQDSDSLQKLYLQGNQLRFLPGSLLQKPSLQTLELDGNPWDCSCLLLEGLEEGRKVNRTTNLQTLVGNLTCVSPRYLAGRIVFSVRLSDACRPAGLTALFIVLPLLILSALVLCWCCGRKRKRKEAPVSTSKKRASSSSCNGQKHRSKQKPAANEPSKAGSSGNEGILKNQLLLRPSSTLLGSTRDIYEEVEVKVGSVESLPRVSLRCSSFTEGKQGPEGPDRASKTDLDTVSVTEVMKDSADREKAYLTQSTEYYSLVPGIELEDSDHGEYENVDLS from the coding sequence atggtTTGCCAGTGGTGTGTCCTGCTGATTTTCATCTTGCTGGCGAAGATGGGACTTGcgggtggatgtttgtgtccaGCAGCCACCATTTTGTCCCAGTTTCCCTCTGAGGTTCCTACTGACGTCTGTTGCTTGAACTACTCCGGctctgctttcagccatgtGCCCTGGTCTGTGTTTACCAATGAGACAAACATAAAGACTCTGGATCTCTCCTTCTGTAATATCACTTCTGTTAATGTGAGTGAAAAAGTAGTCTCTACATTGCAAAAGGTTTACTTAGGTCATAACAGACTAACAGTATTGCCAAGGGGGTTTCTTGCCAGCCAGCCGAGCCTGAAGGAGGTGGATCTGAGCAGAAACCAGATTCAGGAGCTTCCTGAGGGTTTTCTCCAAGACTCAGATAGCCTCCAGAAGCTTTATCTGCAGGGAAACCAGTTACGCTTCCTGCCGGGCTCTTTGCTACAGAAGCCCAGTCTGCAAACACTGGAGCTGGATGGGAACCCCTGGGACTGCTCCTGTTTGTTACTGGAAGGCCTGGAGGAAGGCAGGAAGGTTAACAGGACTACTAACCTACAGACTCTGGTGGGGAACTTGACCTGTGTCTCTCCCAGGTACCTGGCTGGCAGGATTGTGTTCTCGGTGAGGCTTAGCGACGCGTGCCGCCCAGCTGGCCTCACCGCACTCTTCATCGTGCTCCCTCTTCTCATCCTCTCCGCCTTGGTGCTTTGCTGGTGCTGtgggagaaagaggaagagaaaagaagcACCAGTAAGCACCTCTAAAAAGAGAGCCTCCAGCTCCAGCTGTAACGGCCAGAAGCATCGCAGTAAGCAGAAACCTGCAGCCAATGAGCCGAGTAAAGCTGGAAGCTCTGGCAATGAGGGGATCCTGAAGAACCAGCTGCTGCTACGCCCGTCATCCACCCTGCTGGGCAGCACCAGGGACATTTATGAAGAGGTGGAGGTTAAGGTGGGCTCAGTGGAGTCTCTTCCCCGAGTTTCCTTACGTTGTTCCAGCTTCACAGAAGGGAAGCAGGGTCCCGAAGGGCCTGACAGAGCCAGCAAGACAGACCTGGACACAGTCAGTGTGACTGAAGTGATGAAAGACTCAGCTGACAGAGAGAAGGCTTACCTGACTCAGTCAACTGAATACTACAGCCTGGTGCCGGGTATCGAACTGGAGGACTCAGACCACGGCGAATATGAGAATGTGGACCTCTCATGA